One Paenibacillus sp. FSL W8-0186 genomic window carries:
- a CDS encoding glycosyl hydrolase 53 family protein: MRTMPRIQKPFIIFLIVLLVLPGVFSSDAKTAEAAGASAASVEVSIDNPGFESGDLTGWTVTGATYAALVKNSSGDAHTGNHAFNYWYDAHGYELRLSQTIGGLEDGTYELRAWASGENGAADLRLFAETKDAGGNPSVQSTAIVNTGWNNWTQYIVQNIEVAGGEITFGFDVAAPADYWGYFDDIKLVKVVQGQPFDPNDFIKGVDISTLQALEDIGVKYYEGGVEKDLLEILKNHGVNYVRLRVWNDPVQADGYNDKAHTVAMAQRVKAAGMKLLVDFHYSDFWADPGQQVKPAAWQSYSFADLKQAVYDYTAEVLSELEAVNAYPDMVQVGNEINSGMLLPDGSTSRFDNLAELLKQGIQAVRDTTPVNHETQIMLHLAEGGSNSKFRSFFDQIKAHGVDFDIIGLSYYPYWHGTFQDLKSNLDDLVARYGKQVVVVETAYAYTYENGDNHGNIVNRSETDIAGFPATVENQKLVIETVFNTVASVRDHQGLGVFYWEPAWLPGVGWKSGEGNAWENQAMFDYNGNALDSLNVFQFMPGSITDVLPILVYPADKITVSKGAAPVLPSTVKVLYNEGSILQKSVTWDSIAEAQLQTPGTFTVYGTIAGMQQQAKIDVTVLAQENMVKNGGFESSDLSHWKLSGTSAAGKVEKNAANAHSGSHAFNYWYGSPYAYKLTQAINDLPNGTYALKAWASGGGGETVLKLFAEDSRGLIRSVDMVNRGWNNWMQYVIEDIEVKDGTLTIGFEVEAPADIWGYFDDIELVLTSENPTDPTDPTNPTNPANPGNGGGAASVSRTDGGKSELVKPEPAPGQATIKPEQITIDGSGAGLVTVAQDVNKIILTDEAVAFLGKRPLELTNGSLSLNIPAEVLQQLIESSEASGYEIALQLAAVEQQDLEAALKRGALQDESVTIKLLGQAYDFKLSMLTGEGTEKELKSFRSPVTIRIKLDEARHIKRTGIFHVSDEGKLEFAGGHWANGELSAPVHHFSKYAVLEFTKRFADVPDTFWGHEAVSGLALRQIVAGMPSGSFEPERSVSRAEFAVMLSRALKLEQGGAMNVFTDVSQDAWYYPSLSGAYKAGLVQGRDRRTYEPDTPVTRQEMAVMLTKAYALQGGTMSTPEAAESFADAVQIAEWAQASVNAAHALGLIQGRGQGEFAPAAYLTRAEAAQIIYKLVTK; encoded by the coding sequence ATGAGGACAATGCCAAGGATTCAAAAGCCGTTCATCATTTTCTTGATTGTGCTGCTGGTGCTGCCAGGCGTGTTCAGCTCGGATGCAAAGACGGCTGAAGCAGCGGGGGCAAGCGCGGCATCTGTGGAAGTTTCGATAGACAATCCAGGGTTCGAAAGCGGCGACCTTACGGGCTGGACAGTAACCGGAGCCACTTACGCGGCTTTGGTAAAGAACAGTTCCGGCGATGCCCATACCGGAAACCATGCTTTTAATTACTGGTATGACGCTCACGGGTATGAGCTCCGTTTGTCGCAAACGATCGGCGGGCTGGAGGACGGAACCTATGAACTGAGGGCGTGGGCTTCGGGAGAAAATGGAGCCGCGGATTTGCGTCTGTTCGCTGAAACGAAAGACGCTGGTGGCAACCCCTCTGTTCAAAGTACGGCTATCGTCAATACCGGCTGGAACAATTGGACTCAGTACATCGTTCAGAATATCGAGGTTGCCGGAGGGGAAATAACCTTCGGTTTTGATGTAGCCGCTCCGGCTGACTATTGGGGATATTTTGACGATATCAAACTGGTAAAGGTGGTACAGGGCCAGCCGTTTGACCCGAATGATTTCATTAAAGGCGTGGATATTTCTACGCTGCAGGCGTTAGAGGATATCGGGGTCAAATATTATGAAGGCGGAGTAGAGAAGGATCTGCTGGAGATTTTGAAAAATCATGGTGTCAACTACGTTCGTCTGCGCGTCTGGAACGATCCCGTTCAGGCGGACGGGTACAATGACAAGGCGCATACCGTAGCGATGGCGCAGCGGGTCAAGGCGGCGGGAATGAAGCTGCTTGTGGATTTTCATTATTCCGATTTTTGGGCGGATCCGGGCCAGCAGGTAAAACCGGCTGCCTGGCAAAGCTACAGCTTCGCGGATTTGAAGCAGGCGGTCTATGACTACACTGCGGAGGTATTGTCGGAGCTTGAGGCAGTAAATGCTTATCCGGATATGGTGCAAGTCGGCAACGAGATCAATAGCGGAATGCTGCTGCCTGACGGGTCGACCAGCAGATTCGACAATCTGGCCGAGCTGTTGAAGCAAGGAATTCAAGCCGTGCGTGATACGACGCCCGTAAACCATGAGACCCAAATCATGCTTCATCTTGCCGAAGGCGGAAGCAACAGCAAATTCCGCAGCTTCTTTGATCAAATCAAGGCCCACGGCGTAGATTTCGATATTATTGGCTTGTCCTATTATCCATACTGGCACGGGACTTTCCAGGATTTAAAGAGCAATCTCGATGACCTGGTAGCAAGATATGGCAAGCAGGTTGTTGTCGTAGAGACGGCTTATGCTTATACCTATGAGAACGGGGATAACCACGGCAATATCGTTAACCGGAGTGAGACGGATATCGCCGGTTTCCCTGCCACGGTGGAGAATCAAAAACTCGTCATCGAAACGGTATTCAATACGGTAGCGAGTGTAAGGGATCATCAGGGACTTGGTGTCTTTTATTGGGAACCGGCCTGGCTGCCAGGGGTAGGCTGGAAATCGGGAGAGGGCAATGCCTGGGAGAATCAAGCTATGTTCGACTATAACGGCAATGCCCTGGATTCGCTGAACGTATTTCAATTCATGCCTGGAAGCATCACTGATGTTCTTCCGATTCTGGTTTATCCCGCCGATAAGATTACAGTATCCAAGGGAGCTGCCCCAGTGCTTCCGTCGACAGTGAAGGTGCTGTATAACGAGGGATCGATTTTACAGAAAAGCGTAACATGGGACAGCATTGCGGAAGCGCAGCTGCAAACGCCGGGAACATTTACGGTTTATGGTACGATAGCTGGCATGCAGCAACAGGCCAAAATTGATGTTACGGTGCTGGCTCAGGAGAATATGGTGAAGAATGGCGGCTTTGAGAGCAGCGATCTGAGCCATTGGAAGCTGTCCGGTACGAGTGCGGCAGGCAAGGTGGAGAAAAACGCCGCGAATGCCCATTCCGGAAGCCATGCCTTCAATTATTGGTACGGTTCGCCGTATGCCTATAAGTTGACGCAAGCGATCAACGATCTGCCAAATGGAACCTATGCGCTGAAAGCCTGGGCTTCCGGAGGCGGCGGGGAAACGGTGCTGAAGCTGTTTGCTGAAGATAGTCGCGGACTGATTCGCAGCGTGGACATGGTCAATAGGGGATGGAATAATTGGATGCAGTATGTCATTGAAGACATTGAAGTAAAAGACGGTACATTGACAATCGGATTCGAGGTCGAAGCACCGGCGGACATCTGGGGGTATTTCGATGACATAGAGCTGGTTCTGACTTCGGAGAATCCAACAGATCCGACTGATCCAACGAACCCAACGAATCCTGCGAATCCAGGAAATGGAGGCGGAGCTGCTTCGGTTTCTAGAACGGATGGAGGCAAGTCGGAATTGGTGAAGCCAGAGCCTGCTCCAGGTCAAGCGACGATAAAGCCGGAGCAAATTACCATCGATGGATCAGGGGCCGGATTGGTGACGGTAGCTCAGGACGTGAACAAGATCATTTTGACCGACGAGGCTGTAGCTTTCCTTGGCAAGCGCCCGTTAGAGCTGACAAACGGAAGCTTGTCCCTGAATATTCCGGCGGAAGTTCTACAGCAGCTAATCGAGAGCAGCGAAGCTTCAGGTTATGAAATTGCGCTGCAGCTTGCGGCTGTGGAGCAGCAAGATCTTGAAGCCGCTCTGAAGCGGGGAGCGTTGCAAGATGAGTCTGTTACGATCAAATTACTTGGTCAGGCTTACGACTTCAAGCTAAGCATGCTGACCGGCGAAGGGACGGAGAAGGAGCTAAAGAGCTTCCGGTCTCCGGTGACAATCCGGATCAAGCTGGATGAGGCCCGTCATATCAAACGAACTGGTATTTTCCATGTTTCCGACGAAGGTAAGCTGGAATTTGCAGGCGGACATTGGGCTAACGGAGAATTGAGCGCACCAGTTCACCACTTCAGCAAATATGCCGTACTAGAGTTTACAAAGCGGTTCGCGGATGTTCCAGATACGTTCTGGGGTCATGAAGCGGTGTCTGGGCTAGCGCTGCGTCAAATCGTTGCGGGAATGCCAAGCGGCTCCTTCGAGCCTGAGCGTTCGGTTAGCCGTGCGGAGTTCGCTGTCATGCTGTCGCGTGCGTTAAAGCTGGAACAGGGGGGAGCCATGAATGTGTTCACGGATGTATCCCAGGACGCCTGGTATTACCCCTCCTTGTCAGGGGCTTATAAGGCTGGTCTCGTCCAGGGACGTGACCGCCGGACTTATGAGCCGGATACGCCGGTGACTAGACAGGAGATGGCCGTAATGCTGACGAAGGCCTATGCACTCCAGGGAGGAACGATGAGCACGCCGGAAGCTGCGGAAAGCTTTGCAGATGCAGTTCAAATCGCCGAGTGGGCGCAAGCTTCCGTAAATGCGGCTCATGCTCTAGGACTGATTCAAGGCAGAGGCCAAGGAGAGTTTGCTCCGGCAGCCTACTTGACCCGGGCCGAAGCAGCGCAAATCATATATAAATTAGTAACGAAATAG
- a CDS encoding DUF4097 family beta strand repeat-containing protein, with protein sequence MSRIRNKHRSRLNSITMTAAAVTLAMLAGCGIQDKSDEVIVQAASSLEQSVIHAADKWGQRSKEAGLFREISTYQQVGKATRLSVDHTVGNMKVSTYEGEEIRVHAVVWFGKSTHQESRQRILEQAEVSVIEKGGQLRIVTHPKDDPDSSLWKWAEKKYGFSDFMIDYEIEVPAALESYDIRLEVGNVELHDLKGSYSIRSEVGQIKMDNVRISGQSSVATSTGSVDMRIAELSGQGQLHVQTEIGNIHAALDDTVQCTLVIKNDVGKITGAAEGTSQINGGGGEMLLQTQVGSITVE encoded by the coding sequence ATGAGTCGTATCAGAAATAAACACAGAAGCCGGCTGAATTCCATTACGATGACGGCGGCGGCAGTAACGCTGGCCATGCTGGCTGGTTGCGGTATTCAAGATAAATCCGATGAAGTGATTGTCCAGGCCGCAAGTTCGCTGGAGCAATCGGTCATCCATGCTGCGGATAAGTGGGGGCAAAGGAGCAAGGAGGCAGGGTTGTTCCGGGAAATCTCTACGTATCAGCAGGTGGGCAAGGCGACAAGGCTTAGTGTCGACCATACGGTCGGCAATATGAAAGTCAGCACTTATGAAGGGGAGGAAATACGCGTTCATGCCGTGGTATGGTTTGGGAAATCGACTCACCAGGAGAGCAGGCAGCGCATATTGGAGCAAGCGGAGGTATCCGTGATTGAGAAGGGCGGGCAATTGAGGATCGTGACGCATCCGAAGGATGATCCTGACTCGAGTCTATGGAAATGGGCGGAAAAGAAATATGGGTTCTCTGACTTCATGATCGATTACGAGATAGAGGTGCCGGCAGCCTTAGAGAGCTATGATATCCGGCTTGAGGTTGGCAATGTTGAGTTACATGACCTGAAAGGAAGCTACAGCATCCGCAGTGAAGTCGGGCAGATTAAAATGGATAATGTCCGCATTTCGGGTCAATCTTCCGTAGCAACGTCTACGGGCAGCGTTGACATGCGCATAGCTGAATTGAGCGGCCAAGGCCAGCTTCATGTCCAGACAGAGATCGGAAATATCCATGCAGCCCTGGACGATACTGTGCAATGCACGCTTGTGATTAAGAACGACGTGGGGAAAATTACCGGAGCTGCAGAAGGAACGAGCCAGATCAATGGCGGTGGAGGAGAAATGTTGCTGCAAACACAAGTTGGCTCAATTACGGTGGAGTAG